A portion of the Saimiri boliviensis isolate mSaiBol1 chromosome 1, mSaiBol1.pri, whole genome shotgun sequence genome contains these proteins:
- the SOWAHC gene encoding ankyrin repeat domain-containing protein SOWAHC → MEGSAERGPEADPGLEAALGPEAVLRFLAERGGRARHAELVQHFKDALGGEPEQRARARTRFKELVNAVATVRVDPADGAKYVHLKKRFCVGPPAPAGDPPRIQVTAEPEAPDGPAGPEVRDPLPAAAVPEAHPERGLEPREGEPPAAAHRPPLSAGAPWKNSRRDVQPLPRTPAPGPGEDLEPPPHGCEEADRGSSLGGVIAPRPSLQNFRDLVMGSSPQLKRSVGLAGSSPGSSSGGGRSRGGGDSDSASVASSVEEESSGGGSVTLDPLEHAWMLSASDGKWDNLEGLLTCDPSLLFKRDFITGFTCLHWAAKHGRQELLAMLVNFANKHQLPVNINARTSGGYTALHLAAMHGNIEVVKLLVGAYDADVEIRDYSGKKASQYLSQSIAEEIKNLVGALEEEDGENAAGSGSGRWRLSKVLPSHLITYKFSHPLEDGGDHHHHHHHHHHHHHHHHSAEGWVGGKAKDPGRKASGSSSGRIKPRLNKIRFRTQIVHTTLSFRDSEQPQEDVEDEEEVEEERSVKGRSSSFKLRPKSNVFG, encoded by the coding sequence ATGGAGGGGTCGGCGGAGCGAGGCCCGGAGGCGGACCCGGGCCTCGAGGCGGCGCTGGGCCCTGAGGCGGTGCTGCGCTTCCTGGCGGAGCGCGGGGGCCGGGCCCGGCACGCCGAGCTGGTGCAGCACTTCAAGGATGCCTTAGGCGGCGAACCCGAGCAGCGCGCCCGTGCCCGTACGCGCTTCAAGGAGCTAGTGAACGCAGTGGCCACGGTGCGCGTCGATCCCGCCGACGGCGCCAAGTACGTGCACCTCAAGAAGAGGTTCTGTGTCGGGCCGCCGGCGCCAGCCGGGGACCCTCCTCGAATCCAGGTGACCGCCGAGCCTGAGGCCCCCGACGGCCCGGCCGGGCCCGAGGTGCGCGATCCGCTCCCCGCCGCAGCGGTCCCGGAGGCGCACCCCGAACGGGGCCTCGAGCCTCGCGAGGGGGAGCCTCCGGCCGCTGCGCACAGGCCGCCCCTGAGCGCCGGGGCTCCCTGGAAGAACTCGCGGCGCGACGTGCAGCCCCTACCCCGGACGCCGGCCCCGGGACCTGGCGAGGACCTGGAGCCCCCGCCCCATGGCTGCGAGGAGGCGGACAGGGGCAGCTCTCTTGGGGGGGTCATCGCGCCGAGGCCGTCCCTCCAGAATTTCCGCGACCTGGTGATGGGCAGCTCCCCGCAGCTGAAGAGGAGCGTGGGTCTCGCGGGCAGCAGCCCGGGCAGCTCCTCCGGGGGAGGACGCAGCAGAGGCGGGGGCGACTCAGACAGCGCATCGGTGGCCTCGTCCGTGGAGGAGGAGAGCAGCGGCGGGGGCTCCGTGACGCTGGACCCCCTGGAGCACGCCTGGATGCTCTCTGCCTCCGATGGCAAGTGGGACAACCTGGAGGGCTTGCTGACCTGCGATCCCAGTCTGCTGTTCAAACGGGACTTCATTACTGGCTTCACCTGCCTGCATTGGGCGGCCAAGCACGGAAGGCAGGAGCTTCTGGCCATGCTAGTCAACTTCGCCAACAAGCACCAGCTGCCGGTGAATATCAACGCCAGGACGAGCGGGGGTTACACGGCCCTGCATTTGGCAGCCATGCACGGGAACATAGAGGTGGTGAAGCTGCTGGTGGGGGCCTACGACGCCGATGTGGAAATCAGGGACTACAGTGGGAAAAAGGCCTCCCAGTACCTGAGTCAGAGCATCGCGGAGGAGATCAAGAACCTGGTGGGAGCTCTGGAGGAGGAAGACGGGGAAAATGCCGCGGGCAGCGGCAGTGGGCGCTGGAGGCTTTCAAAGGTGCTTCCCTCGCACCTCATCACCTACAAATTCTCACACCCCTTAGAAGATGGAGgagaccatcatcatcaccaccaccaccaccaccaccaccaccaccatcaccactctGCTGAGGGGTGGGTCGGAGGCAAAGCCAAGGATCCAGGGCGCAAAGCCTCGGGCAGCTCTAGTGGACGTATAAAACCCAGACTCAACAAAATCCGCTTCAGAACCCAGATTGTCCACACCACACTCTCTTTCAGGGACTCAGAACAGCCACAGGAGGATGTCGAGGATGAGGAGGAAGTAGAGGAGGAACGATCTGTTAAAGGCCGCTCGTCCTCCTTCAAATTGAGACCAAAGTCCAATGTATTTGGGTAA